AACATTACGCTCGCGCAGCCGAAAGTGTTTCGTACTTCCGATTAGCCCAGACCTGGCGCGTTCTAGCCTACACGGTCGGCCTACTCCTCGATCGCCGCGCTCAATACCACCTTGACGTCCGTCTCGGACGTTTCCAGAAGGTGAAGATAGAAGAGAGAAAGGGAAGTGGAATGCTGAAGCCCGTTGACTTTTATACTGCTAGTCGAACCCCCGGCGACGAAACGCCCAGACGTCCTTCTGGAAAGTCAGGGCTCGGCAGCCGCTCTCTGAGCACTCGATCCCTCCTTGCGATGGGCTTCGAGAGCACGTCCAACGTCCCGACTCCGCTTGCGCGACCGGCTGACGCTCCAGATAATTCGAAAGAGCATGCACAACAGGTTGGCAAGAGACTTGCGGCCGTCACGGAGCCTGATGAACTTAGTCTTGGGCCTGGCATAAATGACAGGTTCGAAGACACCCCCCGAAAGCGGCTCGACTCGGTTCCCGTCTCTGATGTCAGCCATGAAAGCGAGAGCTCACAGATATCTAGCACTGAAGGATACGACTTTTACGACGCCGAGGTCTTGCTCAAGGCCCTCGATGTTCCTCCAcctaagaagaaggagccTCTATCGTTGGATTCCACAATTCCAGAGGTTCAGAGGGTGACGCGCCATGATTCGGACGAGAGCTTTGCTCAGATGTTTTCGACGTCTGATGCGACCAAGAAACCTTCGGCTTCGACACCGAGAGGCACCGGACCATGGCGATCGAGTCTTGCGAGACATGCCTCGGACATGGAGAAGGATAATGAGTACCCGAGTCACATACGCGGCGAAGAAGTTCAAGTAGATACGCCGACGGATTCACCTCAGCCGCGACCACATAGTAAGAAGTCGCCGACCGACTCCCCAGAGGATGTTTTCTTAATATCTCAAACCACAATAGGGACCGATGATTCGTTCCCGTCGCAAACATCAGAGCCCCTACAATCTGAACCATCACCCCCCAAGATTGTCGCGGAGTCACTTCCAGCGAAGGAAGACTCCCCGCAGCCACAAGTACTTGTTCCAGCAAGTCATCCCAATCGATCCAGCAGTCCTGCCAAGGACCTATTTCCTGCGCAGAAAGATCTACGGCCTCACATTGTTGAGACAGACTTTCTCCCATGGGACGATGATCCTTTATATCCCTTCCCGACTACTGTGTCTGGCGAGAGCCCGATTGTTTCACCACTTGATCCCTACACTTCTATCACAGAGGCCTTGCACTACGAGTCGCGAACTTCTGCTGTTAATGCTTCAGCCATcgttctccttctcaagcctTTAGTACCCGACTTCGTGATCGACTATCACCAGGCGAATGCAGTCCTGCGACAGCACCACTCGAGACTAATGCAAATGGGGCTCTTCATTGAGGCGTCGCTCCTACGGAACCTGTGCATCAAGGGATGGCCCGAAGGTTTACCTCAGTGGGGCGAAAACTACACAGCAATTTTCACACCAGCGCAACAGAATGGAAAGGTCAGCTTCCTTTGCTCTGCGTGCAAGAAGCCTAGGGAACTTGATCCCAAAGATGGCCCAGAAGCTATTTGGACTTGTGAGAGATGCCGCACTACCATGGCGCCTTGCGCTGTCTGTGGTCATCGAGAACCAACGCATGCTGAATTCGCGCCTGTGGAACTACCAACCGCCTTGGGCTCCCCAGACACCTGGCTCTCCCAATGGTGGTACTGTCCCGGCTGTGCGCACGGCGGTCATGCTTCCTGTCTTACAGCATGGCACGCTGTTCTCGATCAGCCAGACTCTAGCGGCTCAACTACCTTTAGCGATGGCTGCTGTCCCCTCGATGGCTGTGGACACGCCTGTCTTCCTGGGCGATATCGCGGCGAGACGAGCACAGCACGATCTGATGAGATCGGACGCGCGACTGTAGAGAAGACGAGGGCAAGAGATGAACGGGGAGCAAGCAGTAGCAGACGATCAAGTCCTCGTGCAGGTATGGATCGATCTGTCAAGAGTGATGGCAACGATATACCGCAGAGCAGAGCGGTAGGTATGGCGAGGGATGCGCTAAATAAGGGTAGTGGAGGGATCCTGAGCTCGAGTCCTGGAAGGGCTGTTGTGACGGGAGAaagggagaggaggaagagcgtCAAGTTTGCGGGCACTGATTGATAGAGCTACGGTGGACAGTGTTGTGCCTCGGGTTGTTACTTTTAGCATGGCGTTTGGACGTGGAGTTATCCGTGGGCAGTGCAATTTGGTCAGGGGCAGAGATCATGGCGTTTTAGCTACAAGATGGTTGTTGGATGTCCTCTGTTGGAGATGCGCATAGTTGAGCGATGAAAGGAATTACTAAGAAGGAACATTTAACTGCATAGTTTAGCAACTAAGTTCTCATTATAAAGTATCATCTTAGGCAGCAGTGAGGGCTTTGAAGTTTATTGCCCATATATTTGAGATGTGTTTGCCTTTGTGCTGGGCTTCAAAGCCTCTTTTGAGCCCTCAACCTTATTAATACACGAGAATAATACAGGTCGGACGACGTATCATCTTCTACCCTAACTCAAAGACCGGTTTTCAGAATTTTGATCCAGTTTCATACGAGACTCGTCGCACTTCCGAACGATCTGTTTACCTTATCAACGACTAATCATCATCGTATCCTCCCCAGACATCCCATTTCTCTTCGCAACTATCTACACCCTCGAATATTGTTGAGAACATGGATGTCTCTGACTTAGAGTCACTTACACGCAATATGAGCACAGGAACGTGTTGTCTTGAGCCTTCTCCTTTCTTTCATCATGCTGAACGTGTTCTAGTACATACTGATACTCGTCCCATTATTGTGTCGGGTCACTCTGGCGTTGGCAAGGGTACTCTGATCCAAAGGCTGAAGGATAATCATCCGACCGTCTTTTCTTCGGCTGTCTCGCACACAACACGCCAGCCGCGACCTGGCGAGGCTGAGGGAGTCGCCTACTTTTTTCGCTCCCCGCCCGAGATTCACACTATGATAATGCGGAAAGAGTTCGTCGAACACACCTATTTCAACGGCAACTACTATGGCACGAGCAAGAAAGTCATGGCTACACTGATGAAGGAGGGGCTGACTCCCATATTGGGCATTGAGATGGAAGGCGTCAAGGCGATGAGATCTTCAGGCCTGGAAGCTCGCTATGTCTTCCTCAAGCCCCCGAGTCTCGAGATACTCGAAGTCCGACTTCGGGCCAGCGGAACAGAAGATGAGGCAAGCATCTCGCAGCGTTTGGCACAAGCCAAGCTCGAGCTTGAGTTTGCAGAGACTGGAGTGCACGATATTATCATCGTCAACGATGACCTTGATGAAGCGTATCGACAGCTGGAGGACTTTGCTATTCATGcttcaaagaaacgcaaaGCGGGTAGCATGTGCTGATTGGCGTCTATTTACATATATACTCAGGCTCTAATGGCAGTGTTATGACAAAATGACGTTCTGTCTTCAGCTCGGAATATTTCGAGAGATCAATAAGGCCTCTTAATCCTAACATATACTAATATCCTACCCAATGGTCTGAAAGGTGATTCTATCTGCCTGACTCCTGATATGTAAAGTTGGACTTTCATGTTGCCATGCAATCACGTGCAAAGACCTTGATATAAACTACCATTCATGCTATACGAACCGAGCGAGCGGCGCCACGCATTGTACAATGTTTCTCGCGAAGGGAATCGCGAGATTTGTGTAATAGAGCGGATGCAGCAGCGAAGGAGTTTGCCTAAGATCTAGCGAGCTTACCTAAGTTATGGCTTAGTTTCGTCCCTAATCCATCTGCCCATCCAGCGTCGATTGATCTCCTTCGCTTCTTCCACCATCCCTAGCTCTAGCAACAGTTGAATAGTACCTCTAGCCGCCGAGTATATAGCTGAGCTAATCCAAGCCTGCGTCGGGGCCGAATGCTCTCCAATAAAAATAGTGTTATGTTCAGTCTGATGATACGCTGGGATGTAGAGGTTATGCTGCTCAACATCAGGACGACACCACGAGGTCGCAGTATGTTCATCTTGTAACCAGCATAGTCTCTCATAATCGCCCGTGTAAAGCTCGCGCGCTTGCTCCCCATGAAGACTCACGATTGCGTCGAGAACTGTTTGAACGTGCTCTTCGTCAGAGAAGCTGACGTAGCGATCACTCCAATCTCCACCACGGTAGTGTGTTATGAGCCCAGGTCGGGACTCGTTCAATCCGTAGACAGGATAGTATAAAGCACCGATGGGTCTACTCTCAGGAATAGAGTAACCACCAAAGATAGGTCGCTCGCCCTTCTCCCAGAAACGTTcggagaagaggagggagaCTTTGCAGGCTGACTTAAAGCGTAGGCCTGCTTCGCTGATTGCGCGACCGAGGACGGATGAGAATGAGGGTAGAGCCATGAAGCGGGTCATTGTGAAGGGAACTGCCATGATGGTGTAGTCATAGTCCTTGGACTCAAACGTCCGGTTCTTGACGCTGGGATACCACAAGAGTCTTGTTCGAGTTTGGCCACCTTCGCCCTTGACAGATTCAAGCTTTCTGATCTTGCGATTGAGAACCAAACGGTCGGAAACATGAGGGATGAAAGCATCAGTGAGCCGATTGAATCCTCCGTCAACGCACTTCCATTCCGTCTCGCCCAGTGAGTCTTTAGTCCCATCTAATGCGAGATTTGAGTTGTGCACCATTTCATCCCAGAAGACATCGTAATCCGTCGCAGTCCATATCGCATCAGTGATGTTTTCGCTGGCATGGAAAGCTGCCCTCATCATGCACTGTTCACTCCAGTCATCATAGCCCTGGCTCATGACGAACTTGTGAGAGCGCCATACATCGGCTtggatggccttgagcatAGTTTCGTTCTTGAGGATCTCGTTCATGCGGTGCTTTGTTTCGTTGTATTCGGTTGATACCATAGCTGGCGGTTTCGCGAGGCTTGAGTTCGCATGGATGTCTGCTCTTGTTGGAATTCTGCCATCTGGATGGCGGCCAGTTCCCCAGGCAATAAGCTCATTAGGATGATGCTGAATCCAAGGGATAAAGTCGACTTTCCACTTTGAGTCATTTCCATTCATCTCATTGAGAGTCTCAGCCAATTGGAAAGTCAGCCGATGCTCCGTATACTCATGTGTAGAGTCATCGCTCTTGTAGGTAACAGTGTAAGGCAATCTCATCGGACCCATCTCAGCAAACTCCTGCGTACCACCGACGAACTTGGTTCTGAAGCGCCCGCCGACTCTGTCACTAGCTTCGATGATCTCCCAGTTGTGAAGACCTATGCTATCTAGCATTAGAGCGGTGGTGAGCCCAGATACACCGCCTCCGACAATGGCGACGGAGGCATTGGGAGCTTTGGAGACTGGGTTGCAATTGAGCTTAGCGACATCATCGAACCAGGCTCCGATTGAGTCGAAATTTTGCATCTGAGGCCTTTCGGTACAGGAACTCAGTTGTTGGGCCTTTGATGGTAATTTGCTGCCATGTGCGGTGCTCAAGAATAGTAGCAGGAGAACTGAGGCGCCCCAGCGCTTATCGGTGAACTGGACCATTGCAGTTGCTCAGTAGGCCCTTTGTATGTCCAAAAAGGTTAAGAGATAGCGAGTGAGGCCTGGATGAGTTGAGAGGTACATTGAGCTATAAGTATTTCCACCTTGAGCCATACTTCTCAATCACCAATTGAGAACTGCATAGTTGCGAAAATTCATGTCTACCTTGATGGAACCTGTTGCATCTTGCGATATTAATTATTCATATCGCTGCCCTAAAGAAAGACTCATGTTTCCATAGAATATGTACGGCAGTTGCATAAGTGAAAGCAGATGGGACTTGATCTGCATGGAAAAGACCCTGATGGCTTGGCGCCAACCCCATCAAGGGCATCAGCGCCGGGCCACAGCACCTTGTTCATAGCAGTGATCACCGAATTATTGAATATAGTAGTGGTGGCCACGAAGCAAAGATCAGTCACCAATGTTCTAGTGCAGAAGCTCAGTTGTCCTTGCAGGAGTGGAGCTATCTCTCCGGGTTCATGGACGTGGATTTCCCGCCGAACTGGAGACATGTTGCGAGGGTTACGCTGCTTCCATCATAAGTCAGGAAAGTATTTAGACAATTTTAGGATAATTTAGGACATTGGGAGTCAGTTTAGAGTAATTCAGGATAAATCCAGCAGAATCTCCGAGTAGAATCCATCAGGCCTGGATACCGAAGCGGGATACGATTGTGGTGAATTGACCAAGATGCTGAATATCTATATATGTGTATAAAGAAAATGTTCAATCTAGTTAACCATAAAGAAACTCTAACTCAGAATGCATCTCTACCGATCAGTCCTACACTCTAGGTCCCCAAAGTCTCGCCCTCTCCGCCTCAAACCCGGCCTTGTCCTCCGCCGTAgtcctcaagaacccaatCTCCTTCCAGATATGGATGTACTTCCTCACCACAGTCTCCGAAACAGGTCCAACAACCGAGAGAGACTTGGAGTGCTCAAGCGAATGCTTCACATCGAGAACAAGACCACCGCAGGCCATGCGTAGGTATGTGTCTTCGAGGAAATCCGCGAGTAGAGCAGCGGGGTTATCCTGCTGAGGAGCTTTGCGCACCATGTCGAGCCACTGCTTGAAGGGGACTTTGTTTGGGATGCGAAGGGCGTCGGAGAGGATGTTGTTAACGTC
This genomic stretch from Fusarium oxysporum f. sp. lycopersici 4287 chromosome 2, whole genome shotgun sequence harbors:
- a CDS encoding guanylate kinase gives rise to the protein MSTGTCCLEPSPFFHHAERVLVHTDTRPIIVSGHSGVGKGTLIQRLKDNHPTVFSSAVSHTTRQPRPGEAEGVAYFFRSPPEIHTMIMRKEFVEHTYFNGNYYGTSKKVMATLMKEGLTPILGIEMEGVKAMRSSGLEARYVFLKPPSLEILEVRLRASGTEDEASISQRLAQAKLELEFAETGVHDIIIVNDDLDEAYRQLEDFAIHASKKRKAGSMC
- a CDS encoding L-amino-acid oxidase (At least one base has a quality score < 10) → MVQFTDKRWGASVLLLLFLSTAHGSKLPSKAQQLSSCTERPQMQNFDSIGAWFDDVAKLNCNPVSKAPNASVAIVGGGVSGLTTALMLDSIGLHNWEIIEASDRVGGRFRTKFVGGTQEFAEMGPMRLPYTVTYKSDDSTHEYTEHRLTFQLAETLNEMNGNDSKWKVDFIPWIQHHPNELIAWGTGRHPDGRIPTRADIHANSSLAKPPAMVSTEYNETKHRMNEILKNETMLKAIQADVWRSHKFVMSQGYDDWSEQCMMRAAFHASENITDAIWTATDYDVFWDEMVHNSNLALDGTKDSLGETEWKCVDGGFNRLTDAFIPHVSDRLVLNRKIRKLESVKGEGGQTRTRLLWYPSVKNRTFESKDYDYTIMAVPFTMTRFMALPSFSSVLGRAISEAGLRFKSACKVSLLFSERFWEKGERPIFGGYSIPESRPIGALYYPVYGLNESRPGLITHYRGGDWSDRYVSFSDEEHVQTVLDAIVSLHGEQARELYTGDYERLCWLQDEHTATSWCRPDVEQHNLYIPAYHQTEHNTIFIGEHSAPTQAWISSAIYSAARGTIQLLLELGMVEEAKEINRRWMGRWIRDETKP